A genomic window from Geothermobacter ehrlichii includes:
- a CDS encoding NADH-quinone oxidoreductase subunit A, whose amino-acid sequence MPLTAAATAAANGQPPTSDLAALAIYAGIAVAMIGLLMGLSWLLGHKSRGGVKEDPYESGMAPTGQARLREPVPFYLVAIFFIVFDVEAIFIVSWAVAWDRLGWAGYLQIGFFILVLLLGLIYLWKMGGLDWGPRAWYRQRHDKRNT is encoded by the coding sequence ATGCCTCTGACAGCCGCTGCCACAGCCGCCGCCAACGGCCAGCCGCCGACCTCCGACCTGGCGGCCCTGGCCATCTACGCCGGCATTGCGGTGGCGATGATCGGGCTGCTGATGGGGCTCTCCTGGCTGCTCGGCCACAAGAGCCGCGGCGGCGTCAAGGAAGATCCCTACGAATCGGGCATGGCTCCGACCGGACAGGCCCGGCTGCGCGAGCCGGTTCCCTTCTATCTGGTGGCCATCTTCTTCATCGTCTTCGACGTCGAGGCGATCTTCATCGTCTCCTGGGCCGTGGCCTGGGACCGGCTCGGCTGGGCCGGCTACCTGCAGATCGGCTTCTTCATTCTCGTCCTGCTGCTCGGCCTGATCTACCTGTGGAAGATGGGCGGCCTCGACTGGGGTCCGCGGGCCTGGTACCGGCAGCGCCACGACAAGAGGAACACATGA
- the rnhA gene encoding ribonuclease HI, which produces MAKTAPLVEIFSDGACSGNPGPGGWGTLLRCGDHIRELSGFEPETTNNRMELTAAIAGLEALKRPCRVRLTTDSQYLKKGMTEWLPGWIRRGWKNAQKKPVANRDLWERLLELEKIHQIEWCWVRGHAGHPENERCDELAREAIANRRGIR; this is translated from the coding sequence ATGGCAAAGACTGCACCACTGGTCGAAATCTTTTCCGACGGCGCCTGCAGCGGCAATCCCGGCCCGGGAGGCTGGGGAACCCTGCTGCGCTGCGGCGACCATATCCGCGAACTGTCCGGCTTTGAGCCGGAAACCACCAACAACCGCATGGAGCTGACTGCGGCCATCGCCGGCCTCGAGGCCCTGAAGCGCCCCTGCCGGGTACGGCTGACCACCGATTCGCAATACCTGAAAAAGGGGATGACCGAATGGTTGCCGGGCTGGATTCGGCGCGGCTGGAAGAATGCCCAGAAAAAACCGGTCGCCAACCGCGATCTCTGGGAAAGGCTGCTCGAGCTGGAAAAGATTCACCAGATCGAATGGTGCTGGGTCAGGGGGCACGCCGGCCATCCGGAAAACGAGCGCTGCGACGAACTGGCCCGCGAGGCCATCGCCAACCGGCGCGGAATCCGCTGA
- a CDS encoding arylesterase gives MRALCLLFLLFLAVAGCDRQPAIGPLTAGDRILAFGDSLTHGTGASPEQSYPAVLEQLLGNEVINAGIPGETTAEGLKRLPRLLDRIRPRLVVLIHGGNDFLRRLDPQETRANLQAMIDLCRERGADVVLMGVPRPGLFLSAAPLYEELAKHNHLPLLEDTLSGILADRSLKSDAIHPNATGYRLLARKLAERIRGARN, from the coding sequence ATGCGCGCGCTGTGCCTCCTGTTTTTGCTCTTTCTCGCTGTTGCCGGCTGTGACCGACAGCCGGCCATCGGTCCGCTGACTGCCGGCGACCGGATTCTCGCCTTCGGCGACAGCCTCACCCACGGTACCGGCGCCTCGCCGGAACAGAGCTATCCGGCCGTGCTGGAACAGCTGCTGGGAAACGAGGTGATCAACGCCGGCATTCCGGGGGAGACCACCGCCGAAGGCCTGAAGCGGCTGCCGCGGCTGCTCGACAGGATTCGTCCCCGGCTGGTCGTTCTCATCCACGGCGGCAACGACTTTCTGCGCCGACTCGATCCGCAGGAAACCAGGGCCAACCTGCAGGCGATGATCGACCTCTGCCGTGAGCGGGGCGCGGATGTCGTGCTGATGGGCGTTCCCCGCCCCGGGCTATTTCTGTCGGCGGCGCCGTTGTACGAAGAGCTGGCTAAGCACAATCACCTCCCCCTGCTGGAAGATACGCTGAGCGGCATCCTGGCCGATCGCAGCCTGAAAAGCGACGCCATCCATCCCAACGCCACAGGCTACAGGCTGCTGGCCAGGAAACTGGCCGAACGGATCAGGGGCGCCCGAAACTGA
- the rbr gene encoding rubrerythrin, with translation MSIKGTETEKNLLKAFAGESQARTRYTYFASVAKKEGYVQIADIFEETANQEKEHAKRFFKFLEGGDLEITATYPAGRIGTTAENLKAAAAGEHEEHSVLYPGFAEIAQKEGFPEIAAAWRAISVAEKQHEKRYNDLLANLEAGRVFSRETEVVWRCRNCGYLHSGKNAPEACPACLHPKAYFELLGENW, from the coding sequence ATGAGCATCAAGGGAACCGAAACCGAAAAGAACCTGCTGAAAGCCTTTGCCGGCGAGAGCCAGGCCCGTACCCGATACACATATTTCGCTTCGGTGGCGAAAAAGGAAGGCTATGTCCAGATCGCCGACATTTTCGAGGAAACCGCCAACCAGGAGAAGGAACACGCCAAGCGCTTCTTCAAGTTTCTCGAAGGGGGCGACCTGGAAATCACCGCCACCTATCCGGCCGGCAGAATCGGCACCACCGCCGAAAACCTGAAGGCGGCCGCCGCCGGTGAGCACGAGGAACACAGCGTTCTCTATCCGGGCTTTGCCGAGATCGCGCAGAAGGAGGGGTTTCCGGAAATCGCTGCCGCCTGGCGCGCCATCTCGGTGGCCGAGAAGCAGCATGAAAAACGTTACAACGATCTGCTTGCCAATCTCGAGGCCGGCCGGGTTTTCAGCCGCGAGACCGAAGTGGTCTGGCGTTGCCGCAATTGCGGCTACCTGCATAGCGGCAAAAACGCGCCCGAAGCCTGCCCGGCGTGCCTGCATCCGAAGGCCTATTTCGAACTGCTGGGCGAGAACTGGTAG
- a CDS encoding GSU3473 family protein, translating to MMIRVRYPDGETRMVRPPLLDHLIRTRKIVEFQREDGWASIRYVPDTAPARATNDGRPPCSEPNETLGKTTGKTTSRHRRFQITKTGRGTCVRYAPSSSHSPYQFSPSSSK from the coding sequence ATGATGATACGCGTCAGATACCCTGACGGTGAAACCCGCATGGTGCGGCCGCCGCTGCTCGACCACCTCATCCGCACCCGCAAAATCGTCGAATTCCAGCGCGAGGACGGCTGGGCATCGATCCGGTACGTACCGGACACGGCACCTGCCAGGGCCACGAACGACGGCAGGCCTCCCTGCTCTGAACCGAACGAAACACTCGGCAAGACCACCGGGAAAACAACCTCCCGCCATCGCCGTTTTCAGATAACGAAAACCGGACGGGGGACGTGTGTCCGGTACGCCCCCTCGTCTTCGCATTCTCCCTACCAGTTCTCGCCCAGCAGTTCGAAATAG
- a CDS encoding rhomboid family intramembrane serine protease, whose amino-acid sequence MAESDGCNATVAGGRRAANGEGYLPPPGWRPVNDPLGTGGDWLPLSRAESRVWSLVLASRGIPYRQRKVGGGRLLLVPESLFIEARRQLELYRLENRDWPPPLPESRPLPENQLATLAVFGLLCAFSFLIELPAARDWLPRVNWQIAGSARAGLILDGQWWRTATALTLHTGGLHLAGNVVFGILTVGWLARELGSGPAWLLVLLAGMGGNWLNALLQAPAHDAVGASTAVFAAVGLIAGLNLVRYRRPLWRRWALPLAAALGLLAMLGAGDGRTDLGAHLFGLLTGLVFGVVAAWGHERHGRPGPWLNRLLALAAAGIMALAWWLAIRS is encoded by the coding sequence ATGGCTGAATCGGATGGTTGCAACGCGACTGTTGCAGGAGGTCGGAGAGCTGCGAACGGCGAAGGATATCTGCCGCCGCCGGGATGGCGGCCGGTCAATGATCCGCTCGGCACCGGTGGGGACTGGCTTCCTCTCTCCCGGGCCGAGAGTCGGGTCTGGTCGCTGGTACTGGCCTCACGCGGCATCCCCTACCGGCAACGCAAGGTTGGCGGCGGCCGGCTGCTGCTGGTTCCGGAATCCCTTTTCATCGAGGCTCGCAGGCAACTGGAGCTGTACCGGCTGGAGAACAGGGACTGGCCGCCGCCGTTGCCGGAATCCCGTCCGCTGCCGGAAAACCAGCTTGCCACCCTGGCGGTCTTCGGTCTGCTGTGCGCCTTCTCCTTTCTGATCGAGCTGCCGGCGGCCCGGGACTGGCTGCCCAGAGTCAACTGGCAGATCGCCGGCAGCGCCCGGGCCGGTCTCATTCTGGATGGCCAATGGTGGCGCACGGCGACGGCCCTGACTCTGCACACAGGCGGTCTGCATCTGGCGGGGAATGTCGTTTTCGGCATCCTGACTGTCGGCTGGCTGGCGCGCGAGCTCGGGTCAGGGCCGGCCTGGCTGCTGGTACTGCTGGCCGGCATGGGCGGCAACTGGCTCAATGCCCTGCTGCAGGCGCCCGCGCACGATGCCGTGGGAGCGTCGACAGCGGTCTTTGCCGCCGTCGGTCTCATTGCCGGGCTCAACCTTGTCCGCTACCGCCGGCCCCTGTGGCGCCGGTGGGCCCTGCCGCTGGCGGCGGCCCTGGGGTTGCTCGCCATGCTGGGTGCCGGCGACGGGCGGACCGATCTCGGTGCGCACCTTTTCGGTCTGCTGACCGGACTGGTTTTCGGTGTCGTCGCTGCCTGGGGACATGAGCGCCACGGTCGGCCCGGCCCCTGGCTGAACCGCCTGCTGGCGCTGGCGGCGGCCGGAATCATGGCGCTGGCCTGGTGGCTGGCGATACGCAGCTGA
- the hisI gene encoding phosphoribosyl-AMP cyclohydrolase — protein sequence MDREQLEEGSELRVDFDKRGGLVPAVVQDATDGRVLMLAYVNREALEASLQKGMATFWSTSRNALWTKGETSGDFLKIVDILVDCDQDALVYRVEPQGGACHTKDPASGKSRKTCFYRRIDRQDHTLVPV from the coding sequence ATGGACAGAGAACAGCTCGAAGAAGGCAGCGAACTGCGAGTCGATTTCGACAAGCGAGGCGGACTGGTGCCGGCCGTGGTCCAGGACGCGACGGACGGACGGGTGCTGATGCTCGCCTACGTCAACCGGGAGGCGCTGGAAGCCAGCCTGCAAAAAGGGATGGCCACCTTCTGGTCGACCTCGCGCAACGCGCTCTGGACCAAGGGGGAAACCTCCGGAGACTTTCTGAAAATCGTCGACATCCTGGTCGATTGCGACCAGGACGCCCTCGTCTACCGGGTCGAGCCCCAGGGTGGCGCCTGCCACACGAAAGATCCGGCCAGCGGCAAAAGCCGCAAGACCTGCTTCTACCGCAGGATCGACCGCCAGGACCACACCCTGGTCCCGGTCTGA
- a CDS encoding adenylosuccinate synthase produces the protein MPNIVIVGAQWGDEGKGKIVDIYTEYADDVIRFQGGNNAGHTLVVGEEKTILHLIPSGILHPGKRCVIGNGVVLDPRVFIKEIDGLKAKGYLHDDSQLVIDGNVHIIMPWHTAIDLAREEARGDRKIGTTGRGIGPAYEDKVGRRGIRLNDLVRPDVFARKVDEVLPEKNFLLEKFFGKAPLDRQAIIDEYGKYAEILGRYQGCASTLLDREIRAGRNLLFEGAQGALLDIDHGTYPFVTSSSTVAGGACIGTGIGPRHIDQVIGISKAYVTRVGSGPFPTELEDETGDALRKAGQEFGSTTGRPRRCGWFDAVALREAVRTSGLTGLAITKLDVLNAMETIKICTGYSWQGELLEDFPRDFEILRECKPVYEQMDGWCSDISSARSLDELPAAARAYLDRLAEVTGCPLVLVSVGPRRDQTIQISNPFA, from the coding sequence ATGCCGAACATCGTGATCGTCGGCGCCCAGTGGGGCGACGAGGGCAAGGGAAAAATCGTCGACATCTATACCGAGTACGCGGATGACGTCATCCGTTTCCAGGGCGGCAACAACGCCGGGCATACCCTGGTGGTGGGAGAGGAGAAGACCATCCTGCACCTGATCCCGTCCGGCATCCTGCATCCGGGCAAGCGCTGCGTCATCGGCAACGGGGTGGTGCTCGATCCGCGGGTCTTCATCAAGGAGATCGACGGACTCAAGGCCAAGGGTTACCTGCATGATGACAGCCAGCTGGTGATCGACGGCAACGTTCACATCATCATGCCTTGGCACACCGCCATCGATCTCGCCCGCGAAGAAGCGCGCGGCGACCGCAAGATCGGTACCACAGGCCGCGGCATCGGGCCGGCCTACGAAGACAAGGTCGGCCGGCGCGGCATCCGCCTCAACGACCTGGTCAGGCCGGACGTCTTTGCCCGCAAGGTGGACGAGGTGCTGCCGGAGAAGAACTTTCTGCTCGAAAAATTCTTCGGCAAGGCCCCTCTCGACCGGCAGGCAATCATCGACGAATACGGCAAATACGCCGAAATCCTGGGGCGCTACCAGGGCTGCGCCTCCACCCTGCTCGACCGCGAGATCAGGGCCGGCCGCAACCTGCTGTTCGAAGGCGCCCAGGGCGCGCTGCTCGACATCGACCACGGCACCTACCCCTTCGTCACCTCATCGTCCACCGTCGCCGGCGGCGCCTGTATCGGCACCGGCATCGGCCCGCGCCACATCGACCAGGTCATCGGCATCTCCAAGGCCTACGTCACTCGCGTCGGCAGCGGCCCCTTTCCGACCGAGCTGGAAGACGAAACCGGCGACGCCCTGCGCAAGGCCGGCCAGGAATTCGGCTCCACCACCGGCCGGCCGCGCCGCTGCGGCTGGTTCGACGCCGTCGCCCTGCGGGAAGCGGTTCGCACCAGTGGCCTGACCGGATTGGCCATCACCAAGCTCGACGTGCTGAACGCAATGGAAACCATCAAGATCTGCACCGGCTACTCCTGGCAGGGAGAACTGCTGGAGGACTTTCCGCGCGACTTCGAAATCCTGCGCGAGTGCAAGCCGGTCTACGAGCAGATGGACGGCTGGTGCAGCGACATCTCCTCCGCCCGAAGCCTGGACGAGCTGCCGGCGGCGGCCCGGGCCTACCTCGACCGCCTGGCGGAGGTGACCGGCTGCCCGCTGGTGCTGGTTTCGGTCGGTCCGCGCCGCGACCAGACCATTCAGATCAGTAATCCGTTCGCCTGA